Proteins from a genomic interval of Lycium ferocissimum isolate CSIRO_LF1 chromosome 2, AGI_CSIRO_Lferr_CH_V1, whole genome shotgun sequence:
- the LOC132042562 gene encoding large ribosomal subunit protein eL20 codes for MVTYKFHQYQVVGRALPTETDEHPKIYRMKLWATNEVRAKSKFWYFLRKLKKVKKSNGQMLAINEIFEKNPTTIKNYGIWLRYQSRTGYHNMYKEYRDTTLNGGVEQMYTEMASRHRVRHHCIQIIKTATIPAKLCKRESTKQFHNSKIKFPLVLQKVRPPSRKLKTTYKATRPNLFM; via the exons ATGGTGACTTACAAG TTCCATCAGTACCAGGTTGTTGGGAGAGCTTTGCCAACTGAAACAGATGAGCATCCCAAGATTTATCGTATGAAGTTGTGGGCTACTAATGAAGTTCGTGCTAAGTCCAAATTCTG GTATTTCTTGAGGAAGCTTAAGAAGGTGAAGAAGAGTAATGGTCAGATGCTAGCTATTAATGAG ATCTTTGAGAAGAACCCAACAACAATCAAGAATTACGGTATTTGGCTACGTTACCAAAGTAGAACTggatatcacaacatgtacaaggAGTACCGTGATACCACATTGAACGGTGGCGTGGAGCAGATGTACACTGAGATGGCTTCTCGCCACAGAGTTCGCCATCACTGCATCCAGATCATAAAGACGGCCACCATTCCAGCTAAGCTCTGCAAGAGGGAGAGCACAAAGCAGTTCCATAACTCCAAGATCAAGTTCCCATTGGTGTTACAGAAGGTCAGGCCACCGTCTAGGAAACTCAAGACCACGTACAAGGCTACTAGGCCCAACTTGTTCATGTAA
- the LOC132042580 gene encoding DNA-directed RNA polymerase V subunit 7-like, with translation MYLKSQLSWNVIIPAENLDVEGLMLQKAIVIRLLEDFASKKASKNLGYFMAVTTLERIGEGKVREHTGDVLFPVEFSCVTFKIFRGEILEGFVDKILKHGVFLRCGPTNKVYLSHLKMSDYKYVPGENPIFMNDKMSRIEKDTVVRFIVVGARYVEAEKEFQALVSLEGDYLGPISQSSV, from the coding sequence ATGTATTTGAAATCTCAGTTGTCATGGAATGTGATAATCCCTGCTGAGAACCTTGATGTTGAAGGTTTAATGCTTCAGAAGGCAATTGTTATTCGCCTCTTGGAAGACTTTGCTTCCAAGAAGGCCTCAAAAAATCTTGGTTACTTTATGGCTGTCACTACATTGGAGAGGATTGGGGAAGGGAAAGTTCGAGAACACACTGGTGATGTGCTTTTCCCTGTGGAATTCAGCTGCGTTACCTTCAAGATATTCCGTGGAGAGATCTTAGAAGGGTTTGTTGACAAGATCTTGAAGCATGGTGTCTTTTTGAGATGTGGCCCCACCAACAAGGTATACCTCTCTCATCTCAAAATGTCGGATTATAAGTATGTGCCTGGAGAAAATCCTATCTTTATGAATGATAAGATGTCAAGAATTGAGAAAGACACTGTGGTGCGTTTCATCGTGGTTGGAGCAAGGTATGTGGAGGCGGAGAAGGAATTCCAAGCacttgtgagcttggaaggtgATTACCTCGGACCCATCTCACAAAGTTCTGTTTAG
- the LOC132042602 gene encoding cytochrome b561 domain-containing protein At4g18260-like gives MRKYWLPITSVFAFFVFPHFIACLSNEEIQLNSQLISIKQHVPKVNSQRIFDIEIHGILLWASMGFLMPAGILTIRLSNTEECSRTKLKVLFYVHAILQVLSVLLATAGAVLSIKSFENRFNNNHQRIGLALYIAIYVQFLMGLRRPKRGSKGRSVWYFFHWLLGTTICLAGIVNTYTGLNAYHERTSKPISLWTIIYTAQISFMGFFYLFQDKWEYIQKQGVNHGNNETMTPQVEIVVPQSDGQKMITRTESGRKINALGTYFSRNNVLNKLLQQT, from the exons ATGAGGAAATATTGGCTGCCAATTACTTCAGTCTTTGCTTTTTTTGTATTTCCACATTTCATTGCTTGTTTATCCAATGAAGAGATCCAACTCAACAGTCAGTTGATTAGCATCAAACAACATGTTCCCAAG GTGAATTCTCAGAGAATATTTGATattgaaattcatggaattttgTTATGGGCTTCAATGGGATTCTTGATGCCTGCTGGAATACTCACAATAAGACTCTCCAACACAGAGGAGTGTAGCAGAACAAAACTCAAAGTTCTCTTTTATGTTCATGCAATTCTTCAG GTGCTCTCAGTGCTGCTGGCTACTGCTGGAGCTGTGCTATCAATAAAGAGCTTTGAGAATAGGTTCAACAACAATCACCAAAGAATAGGCTTAGCCCTTTATATTGCCATCTATGTCCAATTTCTTATGGGATTGCGCAGGCCTAAGAG GGGAAGTAAAGGAAGAAGTGTATGGTACTTTTTCCATTGGCTACTTGGAACAACAATATGCTTGGCAGGAATTGTCAACACCTACACAGGCTTAAATGCCTACCATGAAAGGACATCTAAGCCAATAAGCCTATGGACAATAATTTATACAGCTCAAATCTCATTCATGGGATTTTTCTATCTTTTCCAAGACAAATGGGAATACATACAAAAGCAAGGGGTCAATCATGGAAATAATGAAACTATGACACCCCAAGTGGAAATAGTTGTTCCTCAGAGTGATGGCCAAAAGATGATTACCAGAACTGAGTCAGGAAGGAAGATCAATGCACTAGGGACTTACTTTTCTAGAAATAATGTCCTCAACAAATTATTACAACAAActtga